The genomic region TTTGCCGTCGGCGGCTCTGAGAGAACCAAGCTGAACCGGCGCCTGCGTTCCGACAACTTTTGACGAGCCGTAGGCAGATAAATCGAGCCCCTTAGCTTTCTCCTTCTCGATTTGTTCTTTGATCCAGAAGTATGTGATTCTCAATCCGTCCTGTATCACAGATGTGCAAGCAGTGAGTCATGTGTTTGCCTAAAATGGTGTTTGGTACGAGTAAAGGAAAAGACTGCATACGGACGACGCTACCTTCAGTTTCATAGAAGGGGCCCAACCGAGTTTTTCCTTGATTAGAGTGTTGTCTGAGTTCCGACCACGCACGCCTTCTGGTCCTGGAATGTGATGGATAGGGAGTTTCTTGTTCTCGAAGCTCAGGACGATCTCGGCCATCTCGTTCATGCTGACCATCTCATCACTTCCGATGTTCACAGGCTCTCGGAAGTCGGATTTCGTCAGTCTGCGTTTGTTATTATGTCACAACAGGCACAAGAACACAAAAGATTCAAATGGAGCTCTTCTTTTATAGATTATAACTAGGCACATGTCAAGAACCCGAAGAGCATGTGTAGTTTTCTCTATTGTGAAGGTGGTAAACTGATGATCGCGGGCCTTTTCAGTTACAATTTCAGAAACACTGAATCCAAAATTGGATCATTATGGGAAGTAATAGAGTCGAGTCGATTAGGTTGAGCACATTAGTGTCCAAACTTGTTTGAACTTTTATTgagtttgatttgattaatcgACCTTGAAACAAGCATTTAATTGATACAAACATGAGTCAAGCTCAATTATCTCGATAATACAAAACAAGCTTCAAATCTTGTAGAGCAGAAATGGGGGTCAAGATTGTCTTGTTAGTTTTTCAACAAATCAAGTTCAAACGAGCTTTTGATTGATTCTGAATCGAGCATCGAGAGTTGCtttcaattataatcattttgtGTTCGCTTGCCCTACCGCCTATTGAAGCCTCAAAAATATCTGGTATTCATGATGAAATTAAGCTCTACTGCAACTATAATGACACGTATAGTAATCAGGTAAGCATACCTCAGAACACCCTCGACACATTCATCAATAAAGGTAAAAGACCGAGTTTGCAAGCCATCTCCCCACATTTCGAACTTATCAGTAGAAGTAATGGCTTTCCTACAGAAGGCAGCTGGTGCTTTCTCCCTCCCACCTGCAATTATGAAGATGTCGACGAATTGAAGAGAACACttattagaaagaaaaacaaaataaatctaCTTCTAGCAGCATCAGGTTTACCTTTCCACGTGCCAAAGGGACCGTAAATGTTGTGGAACCGCCCTATGCGGCACTCAATCCCGAAGTCTTTGTTGTAGTGCTTACATAGTTCTTCAGTTGCCAGCTTCTCTAGCCCGTAAGCATCTTGAGGCTAAATAGCAAATTGAACAAAGAAACAGATCTCATTCATGACatagaaaaacagaaaatgaaaggaacCAAATTATGCAAGAAAGTAGAAGGAAACCTCGGCAGGCCAGGCGTCAGACTCCTTCAAGCTCACATTAGTATCCAGCTGCTTAAATTCAGGGTAGATGCAAGCACTGGACGCATAGAAAAACCTAAAGACAAACGTAAACATAACAATATTCAGATTTTTTCCGTAACCAAATGTGTGTTTTATTGCATCTGGTTAAAAGGTAATTATCAACAATAAATGAACACAAAAGAAACACTGTGATTATGCATACTTGATGATATTGAGTAGCATCTTagcaaaatattatacaaacaGTCGGAGGAAAGGGAATATTCAAGGTTCCTTTTGTGTCAGACcacaattaattagttgagTTATTGTTCACTGCTTGCAAGTACCAGCGACAGTAGGCGCACAAGAAAGATTAGTTAATTCATTTTCCCTCACCTTCACCTAGCGAAAATTCTTAAACTTTGATACTTtacattgtttgaaaaaaatactcaTTAAAGATCCAAATAAGCATCTCCGAGAATGATAAGTTTACAATCAGTATATTTGTTAACAGTAGTAAAGATCCATCAACGTCTAGCATTGTCTAATTATACTTCGTATGGCAGTTTTCTTGCAACACACGTCATTAGATATATGGTACACCACCGCTCATATCAGTATCCTCTTTACAAATCCAAATGCATGCAAATGCACAATTTGAAGGTTTAACTTTTATGGAAAAGTACCTCTTAACACCATTAATCCTTGCAGCCTCAATCATGTTAAAGCTGATCATTGTATTGTTATACATAATGACAGAATGGTTAGACTGAATGAAGCCCATCCCTCCCATATCTGCAGCAAGATTGAACACGTGGTCGACTCCTTTGGTAACTTTTAAACAGTTATCCATCACCCTCAGATCAACGAGATGGAACTCATGACAGAACATATCCTCAGTCATGTGCTCGTTTTTCTTCCAGTCTGAAGCAATAATATAATGGCCCTCGCTCTTCAAACGCCTGGCAATGTGAGAAGCAATAAATCCACCAGCTCCTGTAATGGAAATCCGGAGCTTTTCTGACGGCCAGTAGGGTTCCCTGTCAAGGTTTTCATATGTGTATGCCCCATAGTTGGTGTCACCAGTGCTTCCCATTATGCTACCAATGGGtttacaaaaaagaattaacaaagAGATTAATCTACACCGGACTCAGACTTAAAAATCCCAGTAAAATCAAATAAGTCAGCATTAACCAAAGAATTAGCATCCACTGGTTACTAAAAAGCATAATCCGAAAGCAAATCAAGAACTAGTGATACAACGGCCGACGCAAGGAAGATACTCTAAATTTACCCAACCATTATTTAGATATGTCAAACCAAGGTAactaaaagagaaaatcaCTGAAATATAAGTAGAACTATAATATTTGttctaaaatacaaaataatctCAAGAAACACATACATTCTCAGCCACCTAATAAAGTTAAaccaaataaatgaaaaatgaaggaaagGGGTACAGTTCTATACTCCATGCACTCAAAAACTCAAAAACAGAGCAAAGAAGCTTGTACATTATGATTCAAGAACTGCAGAAAAGTATGCAAAACCATAAGGAGGGAAATTGAACATTACACAGTTTGCATacataattcaaacaaatacGCTGTCAAGAAATAGGCTTTTTAGATTATAACAAAGAGAGCATACAAACATAACCTCACTCATCCCTCCAAGTTCAGtaaatcaaaatcaacaaaaacccAGAAACTATTCCAAGAAACAGAGCACACACAACCAGAAATGCTAACTCGCACTCTAAAAATTCCAGGATAAATGAAACAAGTAAAAAACTTTAAACAAACCCAAGTTGGAAAACAAACGGCTTAAAGAAACCCCAAACACGCCCTCCATCATACACATGAATTTCCAGCGTAATCTCAAGAAAACAGGGTGAAACAAcactaacacacacacatatatacatataatttttcaaaaatcttgaaggaaatgaaaagaagaTTCGTTCACCTCAGAAAGTTTTGATTCTTGGAAAGAGAGAAATGCAGAGGATCGAAGTAGTATGAAGAGATTCTGGAGTGGCCTCTCTCTTTTTTAGTAGATCTCTGCTCCTCGtgtgctatatatatacacacacatatatactgCTGTCTCCGTAGATGCTTTATCCGTcctttttttgaatatatttttgctttCGTGAGAATTATGGGCTTTCgattttattgttctttttcaATCTGAGATGACAGAAATTGTGTGGTGAAAACAATTTTGGGTACTTCTGAATTCAATCATTCAATCTTTTTCCTGACGTGTTTGGCTTCTCTTCAAgtattcattttcatttgtaataaaactaattagaggaaaattatattgtgtTTATGAGTTTTATAATCAAACAGTATAACACACTCAATACATGTCTGtaatgtgattttttcttaaatttttttatttaggtaaataaaaaaagtaaaaatctaactaaataattagttaaaatcgACAAATACtgaaatacattaatattagatatgcatggatataaaattattaaaaagtctattgattaaaagaaatgaatataatgcgaataataattatgtggGTAATTTTTTCGATTGATTTACcatcttaattttgaaaaatttatactctgtcttatatgattatttttcaatcaatttttctatcgaaaaacatcacatgcagtgcacatattgaaaaaatatcgcTACATTGCccttaaatattacatatggGCCGAACGTGATGTTTTCTGGCAGAAAAATAGACTAGAaaattgtcatataattatagcaagtacaaatcacaaaattgagatgttaagttgaccaaaaaaaaaaattttaatgtcaAAGTATACAAACGGGTAtaattcaaatagaaaaatataattcatcttaaatatgattaacaccttttttctcataattaattaccatgattaaaaaaaagtatcatagtgaatactaattaatcacTGTTGCAAAATAACTATTAGAAGTTGTTTATGTGTGCCGGGATAAAACATTAGTCACAActaaaaaatcatgacaatattaattaatcgtgATCAAGATCGAAGTATTTGCactaattttgtttgattgcGGTAAAAACTGttgatttatcataatttttacatcatagtTATTTAGGAGCAATCCATATTTTTGTGGTGTCAGAGTATTTCtgtcaataaatattttgctaCTCAGGGTAGTGTTAATTTAGATGTCTCACCCTTAACAAATAAACTATAGATGTCATTTTggtattcaaatatttataaatgaatcATATCGTATTGGAGGTTTCACTgttaatattacttttggtaTATTGGtattttccattttggtgCATGAGAGTAAACTAGTCATTACATAAAtagataacaaaaaaaataaaaaacagtataatttactcatgtgatatgaaaaataaccaaaaaaattttctgaaaaaaaaataacaaattaacccttgtattttgagaaataaagcaaattacccctatcTAAATCCTTGAAAATTGGGTAATTAgcttcattttttcaaatacaaggaggtaatttgctaaaaaaaattcacagaGTTTCTTTTACTCATTTCATATATCATAGGGGTGgcaaattgcatttaaccgaaaaataaataaaaaatcaaagtgGTCTTAATGATAAAGCTCGAATATCAATTAAGTTATTTGTAAAACGAGAGTatcaaattaacaataataataaaattcaggtattaatataattgttccCCCAACAGAAAATATATCGTGGACCAAATTTTGCTtgatcataaatttttattttaaaaattttaaaaaaaaaatggatggagAATGCGCGACCAACATGTTGAGGGGTCGTTGACATGTTCATGTTTAAATTCATTGGAGCTCGTAACCTACCATAAAGAACGCACGACTATGTTGTATGTTG from Sesamum indicum cultivar Zhongzhi No. 13 linkage group LG3, S_indicum_v1.0, whole genome shotgun sequence harbors:
- the LOC105158417 gene encoding GDP-mannose 3,5-epimerase 2, which gives rise to MGSTGDTNYGAYTYENLDREPYWPSEKLRISITGAGGFIASHIARRLKSEGHYIIASDWKKNEHMTEDMFCHEFHLVDLRVMDNCLKVTKGVDHVFNLAADMGGMGFIQSNHSVIMYNNTMISFNMIEAARINGVKRFFYASSACIYPEFKQLDTNVSLKESDAWPAEPQDAYGLEKLATEELCKHYNKDFGIECRIGRFHNIYGPFGTWKGGREKAPAAFCRKAITSTDKFEMWGDGLQTRSFTFIDECVEGVLRLTKSDFREPVNIGSDEMVSMNEMAEIVLSFENKKLPIHHIPGPEGVRGRNSDNTLIKEKLGWAPSMKLKDGLRITYFWIKEQIEKEKAKGLDLSAYGSSKVVGTQAPVQLGSLRAADGKE